The Geothermobacter hydrogeniphilus genome includes a region encoding these proteins:
- a CDS encoding AEC family transporter, whose product MQLFIDIINIVLPVFLVIALGFFLRRIELIDAPFLATVNRLVYYVCLPLLLFYKIGTADFFANFNPVLVLGCMAVAVVLFCVTYLASGIIGLPAAARGVFSQGACRGNLAYMGLAMVLNAYGENGLTRAGILMGFLVPLYNLGSITVLTLPHRNNGGGLSLKSWLKQILLNPLIIASAAGILWSLAELPLPRLLVSTLHIATGMTLPLALMAIGGSFSLRRLRGDIRLASMAGLVKLLLMPALTALVLISLGIRGLDLAVGLLLAGAPAATANFIMAAELKGDAELAGTIVMHTTLLSMFSYTLMLIILHACGL is encoded by the coding sequence ATGCAACTGTTTATCGATATCATAAATATTGTCCTGCCGGTCTTCCTGGTTATTGCCCTCGGTTTCTTCCTGCGGCGCATCGAACTCATCGATGCGCCGTTCCTCGCCACCGTCAATAGGCTGGTCTATTATGTCTGCCTGCCACTGCTGCTCTTCTATAAAATCGGCACGGCTGACTTTTTCGCCAACTTCAATCCGGTCCTGGTCCTCGGTTGCATGGCGGTGGCGGTGGTGCTGTTTTGCGTCACTTATCTCGCCAGCGGCATCATCGGACTGCCGGCGGCGGCCCGTGGTGTTTTCAGCCAGGGGGCCTGCCGCGGCAATCTCGCCTACATGGGACTGGCGATGGTCCTCAATGCCTATGGTGAAAACGGTCTGACCCGGGCCGGAATCCTGATGGGATTCCTGGTCCCGCTTTACAATCTCGGCTCCATCACCGTCCTCACCCTGCCGCATCGCAACAATGGCGGGGGACTCAGCCTGAAATCCTGGCTGAAACAGATCCTGCTCAACCCGTTGATTATCGCTTCCGCGGCCGGTATTCTCTGGAGCCTGGCCGAACTGCCCCTGCCGCGGCTGCTCGTCAGCACCCTGCACATCGCGACCGGCATGACCCTGCCCCTGGCGCTGATGGCCATCGGCGGATCCTTTTCCCTGCGGCGCCTGCGCGGCGACATCCGCCTGGCGAGCATGGCCGGCCTGGTCAAGTTGCTGCTGATGCCGGCACTCACCGCCCTGGTGCTGATTTCCCTGGGTATCCGCGGACTTGACCTGGCCGTCGGCCTGCTCCTGGCGGGCGCCCCGGCCGCCACCGCCAACTTCATCATGGCCGCGGAGTTGAAGGGAGACGCGGAACTGGCCGGCACCATTGTCATGCACACCACCCTGCTGTCGATGTTCAGCTACACCCTGATGCTGATCATCCTGCACGCCTGCGGCCTGTAG
- a CDS encoding PAS domain S-box protein: MSSTPPSESVSPDLQQRLRELEEKERRYHALFNGTFQLSGTISCDGILTDANSSALRLVGAELADVVGLPFVETPWWSHSPVEQHRLREGIRAACQGEFVRFETSHVDGQGQRHYIDFSLNPVFDSNGEVGYLIAEGRDITAHEEASRELLRLKNLYAVLSRVNHALLHARDEGALLQTICEIAAGQEEIPLAWIGFRQDGSTRIEPLAWAGEALAAIHDFFLDIDCSEPVPGSLTSIENRPLVIDSLLDEPGFLPWRDILKHYRLFSLAAFPLSRRGDEMEGILVVYAGTPGYFHGGTLGLFEEMAQNTSYALGVFAREQERRRAEEALTRSESRYRELVENANSVILRLDPQGRVTFFNEFAERLLGFDRQEVLGRPAWETFVPVTDDSGRNLKRMLEQLLLRPEDYRYNVNQNLCRDGSRVWIAWTNKVIEDDTGQVREILSIGHDITAERQQAELLERKASEEEIRNALLRLALEPISLQEFLQQSLRQIVLAPWLGLLPQGGIFLCTGDGREMFLAADYHFTAEQRDVCTRVRFGEHLCGKVAAECRAYFGEQLEEPFARLLNNPKQDQNVLPLLAGDELLGVLTVYLPTGRPRDVLSEAFLSGAADILAIGISRRQTEMTLRQHDALMQRLIDTIPIPIYYKDTELIYQGCNDYFARDILALPKSAIVGKNMYDIAPEDLARVYEEADLELLRSGETQVYHTEVRYADGCRHGVIIHKAVIMREDGTPYGIVGAILDITEHQKLQEQLRHAQKVEALGTLTGGIAHDFNNILTAIMGYASILQLKLARDSEMGVIVNQILDTTEKAANLTYSLLTYSRKQVAKPKAIDINQAICGIETMLRRVLPETIEFATRLCEETLMVLADQPQLEQVLVNMATNARDAMPSGGRLEIRSEALVIDESFVRQQGFGAPSNYVRLTVSDNGEGIPEEIVDRIFDPFFTTKQVGRGTGLGLSISYGIIKQHHGHIRVESKPGKGTVFSIYLPLTEHDGTAAEETARLLPVGGSELILVVEDDDAVRQVSRAVLEEVGYKVLVAADGQEALDLYRQRGSEIDLVLTDIIMPRMTGLELFQEIRKHDPAVRILFTSGYTFDALEDHGIEEGEVDIIFKPVAPLELLDGIRRLLDGSKSG; this comes from the coding sequence TTGAGTTCGACTCCGCCGTCAGAGTCAGTTTCTCCCGACCTTCAGCAGCGGCTGCGGGAACTCGAAGAAAAAGAGCGTCGTTATCACGCTCTGTTCAACGGCACCTTTCAACTCTCCGGAACGATAAGTTGTGACGGTATTCTCACCGACGCCAATTCCTCGGCCTTGAGGCTTGTCGGTGCCGAACTTGCCGACGTGGTCGGTCTTCCTTTCGTTGAAACCCCCTGGTGGTCCCATTCCCCGGTAGAGCAGCATCGACTGCGGGAAGGAATCCGGGCTGCCTGCCAGGGGGAATTCGTTCGTTTTGAAACCAGTCATGTCGACGGTCAGGGGCAGCGTCATTACATCGATTTTTCCCTCAATCCGGTCTTCGATTCCAACGGCGAGGTCGGTTACCTGATTGCCGAAGGGCGGGATATCACCGCTCATGAGGAGGCCTCGCGTGAGCTGCTGCGGCTGAAGAATCTCTATGCCGTTCTGTCCCGTGTCAACCATGCCCTGCTGCACGCCCGTGATGAGGGTGCCCTGCTGCAGACGATCTGTGAAATCGCGGCCGGTCAGGAAGAGATCCCCCTGGCCTGGATCGGTTTCCGCCAGGACGGCTCAACCCGGATAGAACCTCTGGCCTGGGCGGGAGAGGCCCTGGCGGCCATCCATGATTTTTTTCTCGACATTGATTGTTCCGAGCCGGTCCCGGGCAGCCTGACATCGATTGAAAACCGTCCGCTGGTGATCGACAGCCTGCTCGATGAACCGGGATTTCTTCCCTGGCGGGACATCCTGAAACACTACCGACTTTTTTCCCTGGCGGCATTCCCCTTGTCGCGGCGTGGCGACGAGATGGAAGGGATTCTGGTTGTCTATGCCGGGACGCCCGGCTATTTTCACGGGGGCACGCTCGGACTGTTCGAGGAGATGGCTCAGAATACCTCCTATGCCCTCGGGGTTTTTGCCCGGGAGCAGGAGCGCAGGCGGGCTGAAGAGGCCCTGACCCGCAGTGAAAGCCGCTACCGGGAACTGGTTGAAAACGCCAACAGCGTGATCCTGCGCCTTGACCCGCAGGGACGGGTCACCTTTTTCAATGAATTTGCCGAACGGTTGCTCGGTTTCGACCGCCAGGAGGTTCTCGGTCGTCCGGCCTGGGAAACCTTCGTCCCGGTGACAGATGATTCGGGACGAAACCTCAAACGCATGCTGGAACAGCTGCTGCTGCGTCCCGAGGACTACCGCTATAACGTCAATCAGAATCTCTGTCGTGACGGCAGCAGGGTCTGGATCGCCTGGACCAACAAGGTCATCGAGGATGATACTGGACAGGTGCGGGAGATCCTCAGCATCGGTCATGATATCACCGCCGAACGACAACAGGCCGAATTGCTGGAACGCAAGGCGAGCGAAGAGGAAATTCGCAACGCTCTGCTGCGGCTGGCGCTGGAGCCGATCTCCCTGCAGGAGTTTCTGCAACAGTCCTTGCGGCAGATTGTCCTCGCGCCCTGGCTCGGACTGTTGCCTCAGGGGGGGATTTTTCTCTGTACCGGTGACGGTCGGGAAATGTTTTTGGCGGCTGATTATCATTTCACGGCGGAACAACGCGATGTCTGTACCCGGGTTCGGTTCGGCGAACATCTCTGCGGCAAGGTTGCCGCTGAATGCCGTGCCTATTTCGGCGAACAGCTTGAGGAACCCTTTGCCCGCCTGCTGAACAACCCGAAACAGGACCAGAATGTCCTGCCCCTGCTGGCCGGCGACGAACTGCTTGGAGTCCTGACGGTCTACCTGCCGACCGGTCGGCCGCGGGATGTGTTGTCAGAGGCCTTTCTCTCCGGCGCAGCCGATATCCTTGCCATCGGCATTTCCCGCCGCCAGACGGAGATGACCCTGCGCCAGCATGACGCGTTGATGCAGCGCCTGATCGACACGATTCCGATTCCCATCTACTACAAGGATACCGAGCTGATTTATCAGGGCTGCAATGATTACTTCGCCCGCGACATCCTTGCTCTGCCGAAATCGGCAATCGTCGGCAAGAACATGTACGACATCGCCCCGGAAGACCTGGCACGGGTCTATGAAGAGGCCGACCTGGAATTGCTGCGCTCCGGAGAGACCCAGGTCTACCACACCGAAGTCCGTTATGCCGACGGCTGTCGCCACGGAGTGATCATTCACAAAGCGGTCATTATGCGTGAGGATGGAACCCCCTACGGTATTGTCGGCGCGATTCTCGATATCACCGAGCACCAGAAACTGCAGGAACAGCTGCGTCATGCTCAGAAGGTCGAGGCCCTGGGGACCCTGACGGGGGGCATTGCCCATGATTTCAACAATATTCTTACCGCCATCATGGGGTATGCCAGCATTCTGCAGTTGAAGTTGGCCCGTGACAGCGAGATGGGCGTGATCGTCAACCAGATACTCGATACGACGGAGAAAGCCGCCAACCTGACCTATTCACTGTTGACCTACAGCCGCAAGCAGGTGGCCAAGCCGAAGGCGATCGATATCAACCAGGCGATTTGCGGCATCGAAACCATGCTCCGACGGGTGCTGCCCGAAACCATCGAGTTTGCCACGCGGCTCTGTGAAGAGACGCTGATGGTTCTTGCCGATCAGCCGCAACTGGAGCAGGTGCTGGTCAATATGGCGACCAATGCCAGGGATGCCATGCCGTCAGGCGGGCGATTGGAAATTCGCAGTGAAGCTCTTGTCATCGATGAGTCTTTTGTCCGGCAGCAGGGCTTCGGTGCGCCCAGCAATTATGTACGACTGACGGTTTCAGATAACGGAGAAGGGATTCCGGAAGAGATCGTTGATCGGATCTTCGACCCCTTTTTCACCACCAAGCAGGTGGGTCGCGGGACCGGTCTCGGGCTTTCCATCAGTTACGGGATTATCAAGCAGCATCACGGGCATATCCGGGTTGAAAGCAAGCCAGGCAAAGGAACGGTCTTCAGTATTTACCTGCCGTTGACCGAGCATGACGGGACGGCGGCGGAAGAGACGGCCCGGTTGCTGCCGGTCGGTGGTTCCGAGTTGATACTGGTGGTTGAAGATGACGATGCCGTGCGGCAGGTTTCCAGGGCGGTTCTGGAAGAGGTTGGGTACAAGGTTCTGGTTGCCGCGGATGGACAGGAAGCGCTGGATCTCTACCGGCAGCGGGGAAGTGAAATTGACCTGGTTTTGACCGATATCATCATGCCGCGGATGACGGGGCTGGAACTCTTTCAGGAAATTCGCAAACATGATCCCGCAGTCAGGATCCTCTTTACCAGTGGTTACACGTTCGACGCACTGGAGGATCACGGGATTGAAGAAGGGGAGGTTGATATTATTTTCAAGCCGGTTGCGCCCCTGGAACTTCTCGACGGTATCCGCAGGCTGCTCGATGGAAGCAAATCCGGCTAG
- a CDS encoding 50S ribosomal protein L11 methyltransferase — protein sequence MTSDQFEIGNLFRIVKPGLPTPADHRIKLIIDKGAFGSGEHETTASCLEMMERMPEINGSRLLDLGSGTGILAIGALKLGADEAVCVDISPGAIRTCEHNCDLNDLRTRVRLVTGTLASLKGEVFDLVVANIYGDLLLDLADQLVAGVKPGGHLLLSGILWEYNFDVRQAYQRLGCELVENRMLKEFSTLRLKRGD from the coding sequence ATGACCAGCGATCAATTTGAAATCGGGAATCTTTTTCGCATTGTCAAGCCCGGCCTTCCCACCCCGGCTGACCATCGTATCAAGCTGATCATCGACAAGGGGGCCTTCGGGTCGGGTGAACACGAAACCACGGCCAGTTGCCTCGAAATGATGGAAAGGATGCCCGAAATCAACGGCAGTCGGCTGCTCGATCTCGGCAGCGGAACCGGCATCCTGGCCATCGGCGCGCTGAAACTCGGTGCCGACGAAGCGGTCTGCGTCGACATCAGTCCGGGGGCGATACGGACCTGTGAGCATAACTGTGACCTCAACGACCTGCGGACACGGGTCCGCCTCGTTACCGGGACGCTCGCAAGCCTCAAAGGTGAAGTTTTCGACCTGGTGGTGGCCAATATCTACGGCGACCTGCTGCTCGATCTCGCCGACCAACTGGTGGCAGGAGTCAAGCCCGGAGGACACCTGCTGCTGTCGGGAATCCTCTGGGAATACAACTTTGATGTCCGCCAGGCCTATCAACGACTCGGCTGCGAACTGGTTGAAAACAGGATGCTGAAAGAATTTTCCACCCTGAGACTGAAACGCGGAGATTGA
- a CDS encoding YceH family protein — translation MLRQLNPIEIRVLGCLAEKELATPDYYPLSLNALVNACNQKSNRDPLMQLNEEDVAEAIETLRPLGLVILSGDGGRVAKYAHNLDGKFNLVPAELAILTELLLRGAQTPGELRQRASRMHSFTTLAEIEVVINELLDREAPLLTRLPRQPGRKEQRLTQLLAGKPDIEAEPTTDAPAVLQARDSRQRIDNLEQQLADLRRELDELKNDFTAFRRQFE, via the coding sequence ATGCTTCGGCAACTGAATCCGATTGAAATCCGCGTTCTCGGCTGCCTGGCCGAAAAAGAACTCGCCACTCCCGACTACTATCCCTTGAGCCTCAACGCTCTGGTCAATGCCTGCAACCAGAAATCAAACCGCGATCCCCTCATGCAGTTGAACGAAGAGGATGTCGCCGAAGCGATCGAAACCCTGCGTCCGCTCGGACTGGTGATTCTCTCAGGCGACGGCGGCCGAGTCGCCAAATACGCCCACAATCTGGACGGCAAATTCAACCTGGTTCCGGCAGAACTGGCCATCCTGACAGAGCTGCTGTTGCGCGGAGCCCAGACGCCGGGCGAACTGCGACAACGGGCGAGCCGCATGCACTCTTTCACCACGCTGGCGGAAATCGAGGTGGTTATCAACGAATTGCTCGATCGGGAAGCTCCCCTGCTGACGCGTCTGCCGCGACAACCGGGGCGAAAAGAACAACGACTGACGCAGCTGCTGGCGGGGAAGCCGGACATCGAAGCCGAACCGACAACCGACGCGCCTGCCGTTCTGCAGGCACGTGACAGCCGGCAACGGATCGACAACCTTGAGCAGCAACTTGCCGACCTGCGCCGGGAGCTGGATGAGTTGAAGAATGATTTTACGGCATTTCGCCGGCAGTTTGAATAA